The DNA window agagagagagagagagaagagggagagaggaagagagagagagagagagaggagagagagagagagagaggagacagagagagagagagagagagtatgataATATTTGCTGTACATAGCATCCTAAGACACACActgttccctatttagtgtactacttttgaccaagtctCTGGCCAAAGTAGTgtacaatgtagggaataggctgccatttgggacgcacaccagCTAAAGTACATCACCAAGCAGTATCTACCTCTGGTACCAAACATCTTCATGTAACAGTTAGTGCAGTAGGGTTTCTCATCATGCTGAAACACAAAGCACAGAAAACATCTTAGTTCATGAGATACATagatacacacatacatgtagatagacggacagacagacagaccttctgcaccccacctccctcactccctcactccctccccacCCTACCCCTCCATGTCTTCGTACCTCAGCATGTTGTCCTGGGGTCAGCTGTCTCTGACACTGTTGACACTACTTTCCCTccacttctccatctctcccctcactcccccttcccttccctctctcccctcccttctctccctgactcactctctctccccttccctctctccctctccctcctacgtCTCCCCCCTACGCTATACTCCCCTCCCCCCCcttccccttctcctcttccctccctccctctctctccatacctcagCATGTTGTCCTGGGgtcccccttctcccctcctcctcttccccctccctctctctccatacctcagCATGTTGTCTTGgggtccccctctccctcctcctcttccctccctccctctctctccatacctcagCATGTTGTCCTGGggtccccttctctccctcctcctcttccctccctccctctctccatacctcaGCCTGTTGTCCTGgggtcccccttctctccctccctcttccctccctccctctctccatacctcaGCATGTTGTCCTGgggtcccccttctctccctcctcttccctccctcctctctctccatacctcagCATGTTGTCCTGgggtcccccttctctcctctcctcttccctccctccctctctctccatacctcagCATGTTGTCCTGgggtcccccttctctccctctcttccctccctccctccctctctctctctccatacctcagCATGTTGTCCTGgggtcccccttctctccctcctcctcttccctccctccctctctctccatacctcagCATGTTGTCCCTGGgatcccccttctcctccccctcctcctcttccctccctccctctctctccatacctcagCATGTTGTCCGGGGTCAACTGTCTCTGACACTGTTGACACTTCAGACACAGAGGGTGGTAGTCCCGCCCCAATGACCTCTTCTTCTCACCTGGACCAATGGGGAGAGAGGATAGCAAGGGTTAGAGGTCAAATGTCTGTCATGGACCAATTGGTTAGAGGAtaccaggggttagaggtcaaatATTCTGGCATGGACCGATGGGGGTTGGAGGATACCaggggttaaataaaaaattgaatcaaatcaaattgtatttgtcacatgcgctgaatacaacaggtgtagtagaccttacagtgaaaatcagaatacaacaggtgtagtagaccttacagtgaaatgctgaatcaaacaggtgtagtagaccttacagtgaatactgaatacaacaggtgtagatcttacagtgaaatacttacttacaagctcttaaccaacataGCTTTAAGAAGTTTtgagaaaaaaatgttttaaattaaaaaatatatgtttaagttctaaataattaaacagcagcagtaaaataacaatgtggaggctatattggggtaccgttacagagtcaatgtgaggtggcaccggttagtggaggtaattgaggtaatatgtagggagagttaaagtgactatgcatagatagtaaacagagagtagcagcagtgtaaaagatgAGGTCTGGTggtcatttgattagatgttcaggagtctgatggtttgggggtagaagctgataaggagccttttggtcctagacttggtgatccggtaccacttgccgtgcggtagaagagagaacagtctatgactagggtgactggtgTCTTtcacaatttgtagggccttcctctgactccgcctggtatagaggtcctggatggcaggaagcttggccccggtgatgtactgggccgtacgcactaccctctgtagtgccttgctctcgatggtgcagctgtaaaagctttgaggatctgaggacccatgccaaatcttttcagtctcctgagggggaataggcgttgtcatgcactcttcacgactgtcttggtgtgcttggaccatgttagtttgttggtggcttcgacaccaaggaacttgatgctctcaacctgctccactacagccccgtcgatgagaataggggcgtgctcggtcctccttttcctgtagtccacaatcatctccttgtcTTGATCGCGTTGAGGgatagggttgttgtcctggcaccacaagtctctgacctcctccctataggctgtctatcgttgacggtgatcaggcctaccaatgttgtgtcatcggcaaacttgatgatggtgtggATTCGTGCCCGGCTCGGACAGTCATgagttgaacagggagtacaggaggggtctgagcACGATCCCCTGGGGGCCCCcgttttgaggatcagcatggcggatgtgttgttacctacccttaccacctggggtggcccgtcagaaagtccaggatccagctggagagggaggtgttcagtcccaagaTCTGCACTGTGACTGAGAgttagccacagtgcttctacaccGTTTgagtggttttaggctgggttttctgtacagcgctttgagctatcagctgatgtaagaaggctatacaaatacatttgatttgatttgatttaccagTTAGGTCCTGTTTAGAGTTGCTAAGCTACCCAGTAAGTTTACCAACAAATTACTGGAATCTTCTATGTAACTTTGGGAatttatacttgagtaaaatgttttcctcatatattgtgtctgtgtgtcatatGTCCAATAGTActtaatgaaaaaagcatctaatcaacaacaGCATTATTTTTTATTAACTCCAACTATTCATTATTTAACAACTGACATCAGTTTGGCTCCAACACATTTACACAAAGACATTCtgacagtaaaataaatacaagtgtAAAAACATCTTAAAGAATATTTCATGCTGagaccctcatattaaacaccaatgataTTTACTGAGTTTATGGGTTATATTAAGGTTAATGattgtaatatatattttttttaaacaatcttATTTAATTATTGTATATTTCACATGTGATAAGAccacacagaggaccagagataattacagactcATGTGATAAGACccacacagaggaccagagataattacagactcATGTGATAAGACCCACACAGAGGACCCGAGATAATTACAGACTcagtgataaggccacacagaggaccagagataTTACAGACTCATGTGATAAGAccacacagaggaccagagataattacagactcatgtgataaggccacacagaggacAGAGCTAATTACCAGACTCATGTGATAATCTTAAGCACAAAAAGACCACCAGATGTAATTTGATCAAATTccccctaaaatgtaaatgttaccaAAATTCGGGTAGTTTCCTGGTAAACATAGACATTTTCCAATAATATACCTTTCATTTGCAACCTAGTTCCTGTACCGGATATATGCAAATAATGCAAGTCCCTAAAGGAAAGGAAGGCAAGTTGGTATTTGAACAAAGCCGAAGATGTGAGAGACCAGTCTGCTGTCTCATGTCAATTGAGGACATAGGAAAGGAGCCCAGGTGAAAGGAAGCCAGGTTAGATTATAGGAACCCAGCCTCTGAAGGAAAGGAAGCCACGTTAGACTATAGGAACCCAGCCTCCTGAAGGAAAGGAAGCCAGGTAGACTATAGGAACCAGACAACAAAGGAAAGGAAGCCAGGTTAGACTATAGGAACCCAGCATCTGAAGGAAAGGAAGCCACGTTAGACTATAGGAACCCAGCCTCTGAAGGAAAGGAACGCCAGGTTAAAATATAGGGAACCCAGCCTCTGAAGgaaaggaagccagtgtagacTATTAGGAACCCAGCCTCTGAAGGAAAGGAAGCCAGGTTAGACTATAGGAAACACAGCCTCTGAAGGAAAGGAAGCCAGGTTAGACTATAGGAACCCAGCCtctgaaggaaaggcagccaggTTAGACTATAGGAACCCAGCCTCTGAAGGAAAGGAAGCCTAGGTTAGACTATAGGAACCCAGCCTTGAAGGAAAGGAAGCCAGGTCTAGACTATAGGAACCCAGCCTCTGAAGAAAAGGAAGCCAGGTTAGACTATAGGAACCCAGCCTCTGAAGAAAAGGACACTAGGTTAGACTATAGGAACCCACCCTCTGAAGGAAAGGAAGCCAGGTTAGGACTATAGGAACCCAGCCTCTGAAGGAAAGGAAGCAGGTTAGACTATAGGAACCCAAGCCTCTGAAGAAAAGGACCATAGGTTAGACTATAGGAACCCAGCCTCTGAAGGAAAGAAGCCAGGTTAGACTATAGGAACCCAGCCTCTGAAGAAAAGGAAGCCAGGTTTAGACTATTGGAACCCAGCCTCTGAAGGAAAAGAGCCCAGTTTAGGTGTTGGAACTTATCCCAGGATGAAAAAGAAGGCTGGTTTAGAAAGTGAAAGGACACCAGGTTTAGATATGGGAGAGTAGCTGGTGTGTTACAGAACAGTCTGCTTCCTCAGAGAAGACACTTcctgttgtctgtgtgtgagtcatgACAGGACTGTTCAGAGCatggagacaacacacacacacacacacacacacaccacacacacacacacacacacacacacacacacactatacacacacaacacaccacacaccacacacacatacacggagacatatacacacacacacacggagacatacacgcacacacacacaccacacacacacacacacacacacacacacatggagacatacacacacacacacacacacacggagacatatacacacacacacacacacacacacggagacatacacccacacacacacacacacacacacacacacacacacacacacacacacacatggagacatacacacacatacacacacatacacacacacacacacacacacgggagactacacacacacaacacaacacacacacacacacagagacatacacacacacacacacaatatagcaAAGGTATAACGATTGAGGTCTAGAAAGATTTGCGAGCGAACGATGCCTCTCAAAAACCTGTCCTAACAATCTGTCATCCTCTGACCCACTGTATGGAcactgcaaaacacacacacacacacacacacacacacacacacgctgcactcaCCAAGTAGACGGGTTTCCCACAGATGGGACAGTAGCCCACCATGATAGATGATATTCCTGACACAGTTATTTATCAGACAGGAAGTGTGTACGTAGAGAGTGTAAATGGAGaaagtgtgtgtagagagagagaatgtgtgtgtgagagagtggtagagaaaagtgtgtgtgtgtcagagagatgTACAGGAAATAGGTTCAACTGTGTGAATGTGGCGTGTTGTGATGACAGAACAGGATGTGGTGAGTACCTTGTCACAGCAAGACAAAGAACAATCACTTCAAAAGAAAATACTAGATCAACAAATTGGTGTCACTGGTAAaactatatatacatatatacatacatatatacatctAGTACCCACATCAGGTGGGACTAGATCTGGGCTGTTATGACTGAACAGAACATCAGGTGGGACTAGATCTGGACTGTTATGACTGACCGAACATCAGGTGGGACTAGATCTGGACTGTTATGACTGAACAGAACCTCAGGTGGGACTAGATCTGGACTGTTATGACTGAACAGAACATCAGGTGGGAACTATATCTGGGACTGTTAAACAGAACATCAGGTGGGACTAGATCTGGACTGTTTAAACAGAACATCAGGTGggactgtcttctcttgagagccaggtctgcctagggcggcttctcaatagcaaggctatgctcactgtgtCTTTACATACGCAAGCTTTCCTTCCTAgtttggtcagtcacagtggtaagTATTTGTGTTCTCTcatgtttagggccaaatagacattctagtttgctcagtttttttgttaatactTTCCTGATGTGTGAAGTAATTATCTGTTTGTTTTATCATGATTTGgtggggtctaattgtgttgctgtcctgggtccTCTGTTGGTCCATTTGTGTtcgtgaacagagccccaggaccagctgctTAGGGGacctcttctccaggttcatctcacACATTTCACGTTGAAGGCATTCCGTTGTACAAATGACTAGGTactctcccttttcctctctgtaggtgatggctttgttatggaaggtttgggaatcgcttccttttaggtggttgtagggggcagtattttgacgtccgcgtgaccaaagttaactgcctgttactcaggcccagaagctaggatatgcatattagatttggataaaaacactaaagtttctaaaactgtttaaaataATTGTCTATGAGTATAACCAGAACTGATATAGTAGGCGAAACCCCGAGAACAAACCATCCCAAGAAAAAtaaattcagcctaccactgatttcaatggcgtCATTTTTATTATGAGGCAAAATCCTCCCACATTGcacttcctagggcttccactagatgtcaacagtctttagaaagagtttcaggctaatttttggaaaaattagctagaatttgtagtttttctaggtggctcccattttggctgtagtgttttcatTGCGCGTGGATGAGAGCGCGTCCTTtgtttgtttatctccggtaaagacaataacgattctccgtcttaattTAGCGTTTATttgcatattagggtacctgaggtttgattataaacgtgtTTGACTTTGATAGAGGGAAACTGGTGGATATTGACTGAAGCGCAcaagctaaactgagtttttatggatataaagaaggacattatcgaacaaaaggaccatttgtggtGTATCTGgaaccttttggagtgccaacagaagaagatcatcaaaggtaaggcatttattatgtcgctatttctgactttttgtGGCACACCTGCCtggtgaaatatgtttttcatgctttgtatgctgggcgctgtcctcagataattgcatggtatgctttcgtcgtaagcctttttgaaatctgacacagcgacggattaacctctctagggtatggggacgaaatcgtcccaccaaGTCAaccagccagtggaatcgagtggcgcgatattcaaaaaccttagaaatgctataacttcaatttctcaaacatatgactatttttacaccattttaaagaccagactctcgttaatctaaccacattgttcgatttcaaaaggctttacaacgaaagcaaaacattagattatgtcagcagagtacccaggccagaaataatcagaaacccatttttcaagctagcatataatgtcacaaaaaccaaatccACAgctaatgcagcactaacctttgatgatcttcatcagatgacactccaaggacattatgttatacaatacatgcatgttttgttcaatcaagttcatatttatatcaaaaccagctttttacattagcatgtgacgttcagaactagcaaacataccgaaaacttccagtgaatttactaaattactcacgataaacgttcacaaagaacataacaattattttaagaattatagatacagaactcctttatgcactcgtttgtgtcagattttaaaatagcttttcgggcaaaaagcacattttgcaatattctgagtagatagctcgccatcacaggctagctattttgacaccccctaagttacctttgctgttcttcgtcagaatgcactcccaggacttctacttcaaccacaaatgtgtTTTGgttcaaataatccatagttgtgttcaaatatcctctgttttgtccgtgcgttcaggggtccctatccgaagggtgacgcgctgcgcatatcgtgacaaaaaaattcaaaatattccattaccgtacttcgaagcatgtcaaacgctgcttaaaatcaaattttatgcgattttttctcgtaaaatagcgataatattccgaccgggagagacgtcgtttttgttcaaagactcaaagaagaaaatggactcttcacatgcacgcgcacccccgtgccattgttctcagatcgaccactttccatatcccctactgtttttcagccagagactgcagagtcatcattcacgtttctggcgccttctgagagcctatgggagccttagaaagtgtcacgttacagcagagatctctattttccataaagaggctatagaaggccaagaaatggtctgagagggcacttcctgtttagaatctctcaggttttggcctgccatatgagttctgtttatactcacagacaccattcaacagttttagaaactttagggtgttttctatccaaataaaacaattatatgcatattctagtttctgggcaggagtaataaccagattaaatcgggtacgttttttatccggatgtgaaaatactgccccctaccctagagtgGTTAACAAGACGttagctttattttgatgtataacacttgtattttcatgaatggtaaatatttatatttctgtaatttgaatttcgcgctctgtaatttcaccggatgttgtcgaggtgtgcgctagcgggacgcctagccataacttaacgtctcttttctggattttgatactTATCAGGAATCAGCCCAATTccgctctgcatgcattattgtt is part of the Salmo trutta unplaced genomic scaffold, fSalTru1.1, whole genome shotgun sequence genome and encodes:
- the LOC115187305 gene encoding cysteine-rich protein 1-like, with product MVGYCPICGKPVYLGEKKRSLGRDYHPLCLKCQQCQRQGTPGQHAEHDEKPYCTNCYMKMFGTRGRYCLVMYFSWCASQMAAYSLHCTLLWPETWSKVVH